One genomic window of Mus musculus strain C57BL/6J chromosome 4, GRCm38.p6 C57BL/6J includes the following:
- the Ermap gene encoding erythroid membrane-associated protein isoform X5: MERPSPCGSWLVGCLFTIAVFQPPVQVLGDAGKVYIAPLRDTANLPCPLFLWPNMVLSEMRWYRPGHLPRTQAVHVFRDGQDRDEDLMPEYKGRTALVRDAHKESYILQISNVRLEDRGLYQCQVWVGNSSREDNVTLQVAVLGSDPYIHVKGYDAGWIELLCQSVGWFPKPWTEWRDTTGRALLSLSEVHSLDENGLFRTAVSSRIRDNALGNVSCTIHNEALGQEKTTAMIIGAPERGSLSSPAVALSVVLPVLGLLILLGIWLICKQKKSKEKLLYEQAMEVENLLEDHAKEKGRLHKALNLLPSKCRGRQLTPTPVSSSPELKRAAANAGWRRARLHFVAVTLDPDTAHPKLILSEDRRCVRLGDRKRPVPDNPERFDFVVSVLGSEYFTTGCHYWEVYVGEKTKWILGVCSESVSRKGKVTASPANGHWLVRQSRGNEYEALTSPQTSFRLKESPKCVGIFLDYEAGIISFYNVTDKSHIFTFTHSFSSPLRPFFEPCLHDEGKNTAPLIICTELQKSEESIVPKQEGKDRANGDVSLKMNPSLLSPQGSELFLLNDTWPSNLGPALKGLKVPSL; the protein is encoded by the exons ATGGAGAGACCAAGTCCCTGTGGTTCCTGGCTTGTCGGCTGTCTCTTCACCATAGCTGTCTTCCAGCCGCCTGTTCAGGTGTTAG GGGATGCTGGCAAGGTCTACATAGCCCCTCTTAGGGACACAGCCAACTtgccctgccctctcttcctctgGCCTAACATGGTACTCAGCGAGATGAGGTGGTATCGGCCCGGACACCTACCTCGCACCCAGGCTGTCCACGTGTTCCGGGACGGGCAGGACAGAGATGAAGACCTGATGCCAGAATATAAGGGCAGGACGGCACTGGTGAGGGATGCCCACAAGGAAAGCTACATCCTGCAAATCAGTAATGTGAGGCTCGAGGACCGAGGGCTATACCAGTGCCAGGTCTGGGTCGGAAACTCAAGTCGAGAAGACAACGTGACCCTGCAGGTGGCAG TTTTAGGTTCTGATCCCTACATCCACGTGAAGGGCTATGATGCTGGGTGGATCGAGCTGCTGTGTCAATCAGTGGGATGGTTCCCAAAGCCGTGGACTGAGTGGAGAGACACTACGGGTAGAGCGCTACTCTCcctttcagaggttcactccCTGGATGAAAATGGGCTGTTCCGAACAGCAGTGTCCAGCAGAATCAGGGACAATGCCCTGGGAAATGTGTCTTGCACTATCCATAATGAGGCCCTTGGCCAAGAGAAGACGACGGCCATGATTATTGGAG CCCCAGAACGAGGAAGTCTGTCCTCTCCAGCGGTGGCTCTTTCTGTGGTCTTGCCCGTCTTGGGGCTCCTCATCCTCCTTGGCATCTGGCTCATttgtaaacaaaaaaaatcaaaag aGAAGCTGCTGTATGAGCAAGCGATGGAGGTAG aaaATCTTCTGGAAGACCACGCCAAAGAAAAAG gaagacTCCACAAAGCCCTCA ATCTCCTGCCCAGTAAGTGCAGAGGCAGAcagctcacccccacccctgtttcTTCTTCCCCAGAGTTGAAAAGAGCGGCGGCCAATGCAG GCTGGAGAAGAGCCCGGCTACATTTTG TGGCAGTGACCCTGGACCCTGACACGGCACATCCCAAACTCATCCTGTCTGAGGATCGGAGATGTGTGAGGCTCGGCGACAGGAAGCGGCCTGTTCCTGACAACCCAGAGAGGTTTGATTTTGTTGTCAGCGTCCTGGGCTCCGAGTATTTCACAACCGGCTGTCACTACTGGGAAGTGTACGTGGGCGAGAAGACCAAATGGATTCTTGGAGTGTGTAGTGAGTCTGTGAGCAGGAAAGGGAAGGTCACGGCCTCGCCTGCCAATGGCCACTGGCTTGTGCGACAGAGCCGTGGGAATGAGTATGAAGCTCTCACGTCCCCACAGACCTCCTTCCGCCTCAAAGAGTCCCCGAAGTGTGTGGGGATTTTCCTGGACTATGAAGCCGGCATCATCTCCTTCTACAACGTGACTGATAAGTCCCACATCTTCACTTTCACCCACAGTTTCTCGAGCCCACTTCGCCCTTTCTTTGAACCTTGTCTTCACGATGAGGGGAAAAACACGGCCCCTCTAATCATTTGTACTGAGCTTCAGAAATCAGAGGAATCGATTGTCCCCAAACAAGAAGGAAAAGACCGTGCTAATGGAGACGTGTCCCTGAAGATGAACCCATCCTTACTGTCCCCTCAGGGTTCTGAGCTATTTCTGCTTAATGATACCTGGCCCTCTAACCTTGGCCCTGCCCTTAAGGGCCTCAAAGTTCCTTCTTTGTAG
- the Ermap gene encoding erythroid membrane-associated protein isoform b precursor (isoform b precursor is encoded by transcript variant 2) — MERPSPCGSWLVGCLFTIAVFQPPVQVLGDAGKVYIAPLRDTANLPCPLFLWPNMVLSEMRWYRPGHLPRTQAVHVFRDGQDRDEDLMPEYKGRTALVRDAHKESYILQISNVRLEDRGLYQCQVWVGNSSREDNVTLQVAGSDPYIHVKGYDAGWIELLCQSVGWFPKPWTEWRDTTGRALLSLSEVHSLDENGLFRTAVSSRIRDNALGNVSCTIHNEALGQEKTTAMIIGAPERGSLSSPAVALSVVLPVLGLLILLGIWLICKQKKSKEKLLYEQAMEVENLLEDHAKEKGRLHKALKKLRSELKLKRAAANAGWRRARLHFVAVTLDPDTAHPKLILSEDRRCVRLGDRKRPVPDNPERFDFVVSVLGSEYFTTGCHYWEVYVGEKTKWILGVCSESVSRKGKVTASPANGHWLVRQSRGNEYEALTSPQTSFRLKESPKCVGIFLDYEAGIISFYNVTDKSHIFTFTHSFSSPLRPFFEPCLHDEGKNTAPLIICTELQKSEESIVPKQEGKDRANGDVSLKMNPSLLSPQGSELFLLNDTWPSNLGPALKGLKVPSL; from the exons ATGGAGAGACCAAGTCCCTGTGGTTCCTGGCTTGTCGGCTGTCTCTTCACCATAGCTGTCTTCCAGCCGCCTGTTCAGGTGTTAG GGGATGCTGGCAAGGTCTACATAGCCCCTCTTAGGGACACAGCCAACTtgccctgccctctcttcctctgGCCTAACATGGTACTCAGCGAGATGAGGTGGTATCGGCCCGGACACCTACCTCGCACCCAGGCTGTCCACGTGTTCCGGGACGGGCAGGACAGAGATGAAGACCTGATGCCAGAATATAAGGGCAGGACGGCACTGGTGAGGGATGCCCACAAGGAAAGCTACATCCTGCAAATCAGTAATGTGAGGCTCGAGGACCGAGGGCTATACCAGTGCCAGGTCTGGGTCGGAAACTCAAGTCGAGAAGACAACGTGACCCTGCAGGTGGCAG GTTCTGATCCCTACATCCACGTGAAGGGCTATGATGCTGGGTGGATCGAGCTGCTGTGTCAATCAGTGGGATGGTTCCCAAAGCCGTGGACTGAGTGGAGAGACACTACGGGTAGAGCGCTACTCTCcctttcagaggttcactccCTGGATGAAAATGGGCTGTTCCGAACAGCAGTGTCCAGCAGAATCAGGGACAATGCCCTGGGAAATGTGTCTTGCACTATCCATAATGAGGCCCTTGGCCAAGAGAAGACGACGGCCATGATTATTGGAG CCCCAGAACGAGGAAGTCTGTCCTCTCCAGCGGTGGCTCTTTCTGTGGTCTTGCCCGTCTTGGGGCTCCTCATCCTCCTTGGCATCTGGCTCATttgtaaacaaaaaaaatcaaaag aGAAGCTGCTGTATGAGCAAGCGATGGAGGTAG aaaATCTTCTGGAAGACCACGCCAAAGAAAAAG gaagacTCCACAAAGCCCTCA AGAAACTCCGGAGTGAACTGA AGTTGAAAAGAGCGGCGGCCAATGCAG GCTGGAGAAGAGCCCGGCTACATTTTG TGGCAGTGACCCTGGACCCTGACACGGCACATCCCAAACTCATCCTGTCTGAGGATCGGAGATGTGTGAGGCTCGGCGACAGGAAGCGGCCTGTTCCTGACAACCCAGAGAGGTTTGATTTTGTTGTCAGCGTCCTGGGCTCCGAGTATTTCACAACCGGCTGTCACTACTGGGAAGTGTACGTGGGCGAGAAGACCAAATGGATTCTTGGAGTGTGTAGTGAGTCTGTGAGCAGGAAAGGGAAGGTCACGGCCTCGCCTGCCAATGGCCACTGGCTTGTGCGACAGAGCCGTGGGAATGAGTATGAAGCTCTCACGTCCCCACAGACCTCCTTCCGCCTCAAAGAGTCCCCGAAGTGTGTGGGGATTTTCCTGGACTATGAAGCCGGCATCATCTCCTTCTACAACGTGACTGATAAGTCCCACATCTTCACTTTCACCCACAGTTTCTCGAGCCCACTTCGCCCTTTCTTTGAACCTTGTCTTCACGATGAGGGGAAAAACACGGCCCCTCTAATCATTTGTACTGAGCTTCAGAAATCAGAGGAATCGATTGTCCCCAAACAAGAAGGAAAAGACCGTGCTAATGGAGACGTGTCCCTGAAGATGAACCCATCCTTACTGTCCCCTCAGGGTTCTGAGCTATTTCTGCTTAATGATACCTGGCCCTCTAACCTTGGCCCTGCCCTTAAGGGCCTCAAAGTTCCTTCTTTGTAG
- the Ermap gene encoding erythroid membrane-associated protein isoform a precursor (isoform a precursor is encoded by transcript variant 1), which translates to MERPSPCGSWLVGCLFTIAVFQPPVQVLGDAGKVYIAPLRDTANLPCPLFLWPNMVLSEMRWYRPGHLPRTQAVHVFRDGQDRDEDLMPEYKGRTALVRDAHKESYILQISNVRLEDRGLYQCQVWVGNSSREDNVTLQVAVLGSDPYIHVKGYDAGWIELLCQSVGWFPKPWTEWRDTTGRALLSLSEVHSLDENGLFRTAVSSRIRDNALGNVSCTIHNEALGQEKTTAMIIGAPERGSLSSPAVALSVVLPVLGLLILLGIWLICKQKKSKEKLLYEQAMEVENLLEDHAKEKGRLHKALKKLRSELKLKRAAANAGWRRARLHFVAVTLDPDTAHPKLILSEDRRCVRLGDRKRPVPDNPERFDFVVSVLGSEYFTTGCHYWEVYVGEKTKWILGVCSESVSRKGKVTASPANGHWLVRQSRGNEYEALTSPQTSFRLKESPKCVGIFLDYEAGIISFYNVTDKSHIFTFTHSFSSPLRPFFEPCLHDEGKNTAPLIICTELQKSEESIVPKQEGKDRANGDVSLKMNPSLLSPQGSELFLLNDTWPSNLGPALKGLKVPSL; encoded by the exons ATGGAGAGACCAAGTCCCTGTGGTTCCTGGCTTGTCGGCTGTCTCTTCACCATAGCTGTCTTCCAGCCGCCTGTTCAGGTGTTAG GGGATGCTGGCAAGGTCTACATAGCCCCTCTTAGGGACACAGCCAACTtgccctgccctctcttcctctgGCCTAACATGGTACTCAGCGAGATGAGGTGGTATCGGCCCGGACACCTACCTCGCACCCAGGCTGTCCACGTGTTCCGGGACGGGCAGGACAGAGATGAAGACCTGATGCCAGAATATAAGGGCAGGACGGCACTGGTGAGGGATGCCCACAAGGAAAGCTACATCCTGCAAATCAGTAATGTGAGGCTCGAGGACCGAGGGCTATACCAGTGCCAGGTCTGGGTCGGAAACTCAAGTCGAGAAGACAACGTGACCCTGCAGGTGGCAG TTTTAGGTTCTGATCCCTACATCCACGTGAAGGGCTATGATGCTGGGTGGATCGAGCTGCTGTGTCAATCAGTGGGATGGTTCCCAAAGCCGTGGACTGAGTGGAGAGACACTACGGGTAGAGCGCTACTCTCcctttcagaggttcactccCTGGATGAAAATGGGCTGTTCCGAACAGCAGTGTCCAGCAGAATCAGGGACAATGCCCTGGGAAATGTGTCTTGCACTATCCATAATGAGGCCCTTGGCCAAGAGAAGACGACGGCCATGATTATTGGAG CCCCAGAACGAGGAAGTCTGTCCTCTCCAGCGGTGGCTCTTTCTGTGGTCTTGCCCGTCTTGGGGCTCCTCATCCTCCTTGGCATCTGGCTCATttgtaaacaaaaaaaatcaaaag aGAAGCTGCTGTATGAGCAAGCGATGGAGGTAG aaaATCTTCTGGAAGACCACGCCAAAGAAAAAG gaagacTCCACAAAGCCCTCA AGAAACTCCGGAGTGAACTGA AGTTGAAAAGAGCGGCGGCCAATGCAG GCTGGAGAAGAGCCCGGCTACATTTTG TGGCAGTGACCCTGGACCCTGACACGGCACATCCCAAACTCATCCTGTCTGAGGATCGGAGATGTGTGAGGCTCGGCGACAGGAAGCGGCCTGTTCCTGACAACCCAGAGAGGTTTGATTTTGTTGTCAGCGTCCTGGGCTCCGAGTATTTCACAACCGGCTGTCACTACTGGGAAGTGTACGTGGGCGAGAAGACCAAATGGATTCTTGGAGTGTGTAGTGAGTCTGTGAGCAGGAAAGGGAAGGTCACGGCCTCGCCTGCCAATGGCCACTGGCTTGTGCGACAGAGCCGTGGGAATGAGTATGAAGCTCTCACGTCCCCACAGACCTCCTTCCGCCTCAAAGAGTCCCCGAAGTGTGTGGGGATTTTCCTGGACTATGAAGCCGGCATCATCTCCTTCTACAACGTGACTGATAAGTCCCACATCTTCACTTTCACCCACAGTTTCTCGAGCCCACTTCGCCCTTTCTTTGAACCTTGTCTTCACGATGAGGGGAAAAACACGGCCCCTCTAATCATTTGTACTGAGCTTCAGAAATCAGAGGAATCGATTGTCCCCAAACAAGAAGGAAAAGACCGTGCTAATGGAGACGTGTCCCTGAAGATGAACCCATCCTTACTGTCCCCTCAGGGTTCTGAGCTATTTCTGCTTAATGATACCTGGCCCTCTAACCTTGGCCCTGCCCTTAAGGGCCTCAAAGTTCCTTCTTTGTAG
- the Ermap gene encoding erythroid membrane-associated protein isoform X3 — MLKRLKKHVVAWKMCVMPHSRKMSVHMERPSPCGSWLVGCLFTIAVFQPPVQVLGDAGKVYIAPLRDTANLPCPLFLWPNMVLSEMRWYRPGHLPRTQAVHVFRDGQDRDEDLMPEYKGRTALVRDAHKESYILQISNVRLEDRGLYQCQVWVGNSSREDNVTLQVAVLGSDPYIHVKGYDAGWIELLCQSVGWFPKPWTEWRDTTGRALLSLSEVHSLDENGLFRTAVSSRIRDNALGNVSCTIHNEALGQEKTTAMIIGAPERGSLSSPAVALSVVLPVLGLLILLGIWLICKQKKSKEKLLYEQAMEVENLLEDHAKEKGRLHKALNLLPSKCRGRQLTPTPVSSSPELKRAAANAGWRRARLHFVAVTLDPDTAHPKLILSEDRRCVRLGDRKRPVPDNPERFDFVVSVLGSEYFTTGCHYWEVYVGEKTKWILGVCSESVSRKGKVTASPANGHWLVRQSRGNEYEALTSPQTSFRLKESPKCVGIFLDYEAGIISFYNVTDKSHIFTFTHSFSSPLRPFFEPCLHDEGKNTAPLIICTELQKSEESIVPKQEGKDRANGDVSLKMNPSLLSPQGSELFLLNDTWPSNLGPALKGLKVPSL, encoded by the exons TTCATATGGAGAGACCAAGTCCCTGTGGTTCCTGGCTTGTCGGCTGTCTCTTCACCATAGCTGTCTTCCAGCCGCCTGTTCAGGTGTTAG GGGATGCTGGCAAGGTCTACATAGCCCCTCTTAGGGACACAGCCAACTtgccctgccctctcttcctctgGCCTAACATGGTACTCAGCGAGATGAGGTGGTATCGGCCCGGACACCTACCTCGCACCCAGGCTGTCCACGTGTTCCGGGACGGGCAGGACAGAGATGAAGACCTGATGCCAGAATATAAGGGCAGGACGGCACTGGTGAGGGATGCCCACAAGGAAAGCTACATCCTGCAAATCAGTAATGTGAGGCTCGAGGACCGAGGGCTATACCAGTGCCAGGTCTGGGTCGGAAACTCAAGTCGAGAAGACAACGTGACCCTGCAGGTGGCAG TTTTAGGTTCTGATCCCTACATCCACGTGAAGGGCTATGATGCTGGGTGGATCGAGCTGCTGTGTCAATCAGTGGGATGGTTCCCAAAGCCGTGGACTGAGTGGAGAGACACTACGGGTAGAGCGCTACTCTCcctttcagaggttcactccCTGGATGAAAATGGGCTGTTCCGAACAGCAGTGTCCAGCAGAATCAGGGACAATGCCCTGGGAAATGTGTCTTGCACTATCCATAATGAGGCCCTTGGCCAAGAGAAGACGACGGCCATGATTATTGGAG CCCCAGAACGAGGAAGTCTGTCCTCTCCAGCGGTGGCTCTTTCTGTGGTCTTGCCCGTCTTGGGGCTCCTCATCCTCCTTGGCATCTGGCTCATttgtaaacaaaaaaaatcaaaag aGAAGCTGCTGTATGAGCAAGCGATGGAGGTAG aaaATCTTCTGGAAGACCACGCCAAAGAAAAAG gaagacTCCACAAAGCCCTCA ATCTCCTGCCCAGTAAGTGCAGAGGCAGAcagctcacccccacccctgtttcTTCTTCCCCAGAGTTGAAAAGAGCGGCGGCCAATGCAG GCTGGAGAAGAGCCCGGCTACATTTTG TGGCAGTGACCCTGGACCCTGACACGGCACATCCCAAACTCATCCTGTCTGAGGATCGGAGATGTGTGAGGCTCGGCGACAGGAAGCGGCCTGTTCCTGACAACCCAGAGAGGTTTGATTTTGTTGTCAGCGTCCTGGGCTCCGAGTATTTCACAACCGGCTGTCACTACTGGGAAGTGTACGTGGGCGAGAAGACCAAATGGATTCTTGGAGTGTGTAGTGAGTCTGTGAGCAGGAAAGGGAAGGTCACGGCCTCGCCTGCCAATGGCCACTGGCTTGTGCGACAGAGCCGTGGGAATGAGTATGAAGCTCTCACGTCCCCACAGACCTCCTTCCGCCTCAAAGAGTCCCCGAAGTGTGTGGGGATTTTCCTGGACTATGAAGCCGGCATCATCTCCTTCTACAACGTGACTGATAAGTCCCACATCTTCACTTTCACCCACAGTTTCTCGAGCCCACTTCGCCCTTTCTTTGAACCTTGTCTTCACGATGAGGGGAAAAACACGGCCCCTCTAATCATTTGTACTGAGCTTCAGAAATCAGAGGAATCGATTGTCCCCAAACAAGAAGGAAAAGACCGTGCTAATGGAGACGTGTCCCTGAAGATGAACCCATCCTTACTGTCCCCTCAGGGTTCTGAGCTATTTCTGCTTAATGATACCTGGCCCTCTAACCTTGGCCCTGCCCTTAAGGGCCTCAAAGTTCCTTCTTTGTAG
- the Ermap gene encoding erythroid membrane-associated protein isoform X1, with protein sequence MLLKKIYLFLLYGDKFVCLSECVLSACEGQKRALDPLELEATDTVHMERPSPCGSWLVGCLFTIAVFQPPVQVLGDAGKVYIAPLRDTANLPCPLFLWPNMVLSEMRWYRPGHLPRTQAVHVFRDGQDRDEDLMPEYKGRTALVRDAHKESYILQISNVRLEDRGLYQCQVWVGNSSREDNVTLQVAVLGSDPYIHVKGYDAGWIELLCQSVGWFPKPWTEWRDTTGRALLSLSEVHSLDENGLFRTAVSSRIRDNALGNVSCTIHNEALGQEKTTAMIIGAPERGSLSSPAVALSVVLPVLGLLILLGIWLICKQKKSKEKLLYEQAMEVENLLEDHAKEKGRLHKALNLLPSKCRGRQLTPTPVSSSPELKRAAANAGWRRARLHFVAVTLDPDTAHPKLILSEDRRCVRLGDRKRPVPDNPERFDFVVSVLGSEYFTTGCHYWEVYVGEKTKWILGVCSESVSRKGKVTASPANGHWLVRQSRGNEYEALTSPQTSFRLKESPKCVGIFLDYEAGIISFYNVTDKSHIFTFTHSFSSPLRPFFEPCLHDEGKNTAPLIICTELQKSEESIVPKQEGKDRANGDVSLKMNPSLLSPQGSELFLLNDTWPSNLGPALKGLKVPSL encoded by the exons TTCATATGGAGAGACCAAGTCCCTGTGGTTCCTGGCTTGTCGGCTGTCTCTTCACCATAGCTGTCTTCCAGCCGCCTGTTCAGGTGTTAG GGGATGCTGGCAAGGTCTACATAGCCCCTCTTAGGGACACAGCCAACTtgccctgccctctcttcctctgGCCTAACATGGTACTCAGCGAGATGAGGTGGTATCGGCCCGGACACCTACCTCGCACCCAGGCTGTCCACGTGTTCCGGGACGGGCAGGACAGAGATGAAGACCTGATGCCAGAATATAAGGGCAGGACGGCACTGGTGAGGGATGCCCACAAGGAAAGCTACATCCTGCAAATCAGTAATGTGAGGCTCGAGGACCGAGGGCTATACCAGTGCCAGGTCTGGGTCGGAAACTCAAGTCGAGAAGACAACGTGACCCTGCAGGTGGCAG TTTTAGGTTCTGATCCCTACATCCACGTGAAGGGCTATGATGCTGGGTGGATCGAGCTGCTGTGTCAATCAGTGGGATGGTTCCCAAAGCCGTGGACTGAGTGGAGAGACACTACGGGTAGAGCGCTACTCTCcctttcagaggttcactccCTGGATGAAAATGGGCTGTTCCGAACAGCAGTGTCCAGCAGAATCAGGGACAATGCCCTGGGAAATGTGTCTTGCACTATCCATAATGAGGCCCTTGGCCAAGAGAAGACGACGGCCATGATTATTGGAG CCCCAGAACGAGGAAGTCTGTCCTCTCCAGCGGTGGCTCTTTCTGTGGTCTTGCCCGTCTTGGGGCTCCTCATCCTCCTTGGCATCTGGCTCATttgtaaacaaaaaaaatcaaaag aGAAGCTGCTGTATGAGCAAGCGATGGAGGTAG aaaATCTTCTGGAAGACCACGCCAAAGAAAAAG gaagacTCCACAAAGCCCTCA ATCTCCTGCCCAGTAAGTGCAGAGGCAGAcagctcacccccacccctgtttcTTCTTCCCCAGAGTTGAAAAGAGCGGCGGCCAATGCAG GCTGGAGAAGAGCCCGGCTACATTTTG TGGCAGTGACCCTGGACCCTGACACGGCACATCCCAAACTCATCCTGTCTGAGGATCGGAGATGTGTGAGGCTCGGCGACAGGAAGCGGCCTGTTCCTGACAACCCAGAGAGGTTTGATTTTGTTGTCAGCGTCCTGGGCTCCGAGTATTTCACAACCGGCTGTCACTACTGGGAAGTGTACGTGGGCGAGAAGACCAAATGGATTCTTGGAGTGTGTAGTGAGTCTGTGAGCAGGAAAGGGAAGGTCACGGCCTCGCCTGCCAATGGCCACTGGCTTGTGCGACAGAGCCGTGGGAATGAGTATGAAGCTCTCACGTCCCCACAGACCTCCTTCCGCCTCAAAGAGTCCCCGAAGTGTGTGGGGATTTTCCTGGACTATGAAGCCGGCATCATCTCCTTCTACAACGTGACTGATAAGTCCCACATCTTCACTTTCACCCACAGTTTCTCGAGCCCACTTCGCCCTTTCTTTGAACCTTGTCTTCACGATGAGGGGAAAAACACGGCCCCTCTAATCATTTGTACTGAGCTTCAGAAATCAGAGGAATCGATTGTCCCCAAACAAGAAGGAAAAGACCGTGCTAATGGAGACGTGTCCCTGAAGATGAACCCATCCTTACTGTCCCCTCAGGGTTCTGAGCTATTTCTGCTTAATGATACCTGGCCCTCTAACCTTGGCCCTGCCCTTAAGGGCCTCAAAGTTCCTTCTTTGTAG
- the Ermap gene encoding erythroid membrane-associated protein isoform X2, translating into MLLKKIYLFLLYGDKFVCLSECVLSACEGQKRALDPLELEATDTVHMERPSPCGSWLVGCLFTIAVFQPPVQVLGDAGKVYIAPLRDTANLPCPLFLWPNMVLSEMRWYRPGHLPRTQAVHVFRDGQDRDEDLMPEYKGRTALVRDAHKESYILQISNVRLEDRGLYQCQVWVGNSSREDNVTLQVAVLGSDPYIHVKGYDAGWIELLCQSVGWFPKPWTEWRDTTGRALLSLSEVHSLDENGLFRTAVSSRIRDNALGNVSCTIHNEALGQEKTTAMIIGAPERGSLSSPAVALSVVLPVLGLLILLGIWLICKQKKSKEKLLYEQAMEVENLLEDHAKEKGRLHKALKKLRSELKLKRAAANAGWRRARLHFVAVTLDPDTAHPKLILSEDRRCVRLGDRKRPVPDNPERFDFVVSVLGSEYFTTGCHYWEVYVGEKTKWILGVCSESVSRKGKVTASPANGHWLVRQSRGNEYEALTSPQTSFRLKESPKCVGIFLDYEAGIISFYNVTDKSHIFTFTHSFSSPLRPFFEPCLHDEGKNTAPLIICTELQKSEESIVPKQEGKDRANGDVSLKMNPSLLSPQGSELFLLNDTWPSNLGPALKGLKVPSL; encoded by the exons TTCATATGGAGAGACCAAGTCCCTGTGGTTCCTGGCTTGTCGGCTGTCTCTTCACCATAGCTGTCTTCCAGCCGCCTGTTCAGGTGTTAG GGGATGCTGGCAAGGTCTACATAGCCCCTCTTAGGGACACAGCCAACTtgccctgccctctcttcctctgGCCTAACATGGTACTCAGCGAGATGAGGTGGTATCGGCCCGGACACCTACCTCGCACCCAGGCTGTCCACGTGTTCCGGGACGGGCAGGACAGAGATGAAGACCTGATGCCAGAATATAAGGGCAGGACGGCACTGGTGAGGGATGCCCACAAGGAAAGCTACATCCTGCAAATCAGTAATGTGAGGCTCGAGGACCGAGGGCTATACCAGTGCCAGGTCTGGGTCGGAAACTCAAGTCGAGAAGACAACGTGACCCTGCAGGTGGCAG TTTTAGGTTCTGATCCCTACATCCACGTGAAGGGCTATGATGCTGGGTGGATCGAGCTGCTGTGTCAATCAGTGGGATGGTTCCCAAAGCCGTGGACTGAGTGGAGAGACACTACGGGTAGAGCGCTACTCTCcctttcagaggttcactccCTGGATGAAAATGGGCTGTTCCGAACAGCAGTGTCCAGCAGAATCAGGGACAATGCCCTGGGAAATGTGTCTTGCACTATCCATAATGAGGCCCTTGGCCAAGAGAAGACGACGGCCATGATTATTGGAG CCCCAGAACGAGGAAGTCTGTCCTCTCCAGCGGTGGCTCTTTCTGTGGTCTTGCCCGTCTTGGGGCTCCTCATCCTCCTTGGCATCTGGCTCATttgtaaacaaaaaaaatcaaaag aGAAGCTGCTGTATGAGCAAGCGATGGAGGTAG aaaATCTTCTGGAAGACCACGCCAAAGAAAAAG gaagacTCCACAAAGCCCTCA AGAAACTCCGGAGTGAACTGA AGTTGAAAAGAGCGGCGGCCAATGCAG GCTGGAGAAGAGCCCGGCTACATTTTG TGGCAGTGACCCTGGACCCTGACACGGCACATCCCAAACTCATCCTGTCTGAGGATCGGAGATGTGTGAGGCTCGGCGACAGGAAGCGGCCTGTTCCTGACAACCCAGAGAGGTTTGATTTTGTTGTCAGCGTCCTGGGCTCCGAGTATTTCACAACCGGCTGTCACTACTGGGAAGTGTACGTGGGCGAGAAGACCAAATGGATTCTTGGAGTGTGTAGTGAGTCTGTGAGCAGGAAAGGGAAGGTCACGGCCTCGCCTGCCAATGGCCACTGGCTTGTGCGACAGAGCCGTGGGAATGAGTATGAAGCTCTCACGTCCCCACAGACCTCCTTCCGCCTCAAAGAGTCCCCGAAGTGTGTGGGGATTTTCCTGGACTATGAAGCCGGCATCATCTCCTTCTACAACGTGACTGATAAGTCCCACATCTTCACTTTCACCCACAGTTTCTCGAGCCCACTTCGCCCTTTCTTTGAACCTTGTCTTCACGATGAGGGGAAAAACACGGCCCCTCTAATCATTTGTACTGAGCTTCAGAAATCAGAGGAATCGATTGTCCCCAAACAAGAAGGAAAAGACCGTGCTAATGGAGACGTGTCCCTGAAGATGAACCCATCCTTACTGTCCCCTCAGGGTTCTGAGCTATTTCTGCTTAATGATACCTGGCCCTCTAACCTTGGCCCTGCCCTTAAGGGCCTCAAAGTTCCTTCTTTGTAG